The following coding sequences are from one Triticum aestivum cultivar Chinese Spring chromosome 5A, IWGSC CS RefSeq v2.1, whole genome shotgun sequence window:
- the LOC123106378 gene encoding glutathione S-transferase U18-like has protein sequence MAGCGEDLKLLGMWASPFVVRVQIALRLKGLSYEYMEEDLQNKRELLLRSNPAHGGKVPVLIHNGKPVCESSVILRYIDEAFSGAGPSLLPADDPYGRAVALFWAVFIDDTLLKAPSQALRVATGEEKEEGRKKAAAAMETLEGVLRDSEAKFFSGRDCPGLVDVMLGGLLGSMRASEEMGRLQTFDSTTTPLLAAWAELFCTLDAVAPVMPRVERLVEYAEAMQQPRTAVSRTTS, from the exons ATGGCCGGCTGCGGAGAGGACCTGAAGCTGTTGGGCATGTGGGCGAGCCCGTTCGTGGTGCGGGTGCAGATCGCGCTCCGCCTCAAGGGCCTCAGCTACGAGTACATGGAGGAGGACCTGCAGAACAAGAGGGAGCTGCTCCTGAGGTCCAACCCTGCCCACGGCGGCAAGGTGCCGGTGCTCATCCACAACGGCAAGCCCGTCTGCGAGTCGTCCGTCATCCTGCGGTACATCGACGAGGCCTTCTCCGGCGCCGGGCCCTCCCTCCTCCCCGCCGACGACCCCTACGGCCGAGCCGTCGCTCTCTTCTGGGCCGTTTTCATCGACGACACG CTGTTGAAGGCGCCGAGCCAGGCGTTGAGAGTCGCGACGggcgaggagaaggaggaggggaggaagaaggcggCCGCGGCCATGGAAACCTTGGAGGGGGTGCTGAGGGATTCCGAGGCCAAGTTCTTCAGCGGGAGGGACTGCCCTGGTCTCGTGGACGTCATGCTCGGCGGCCTCCTTGGCTCGATGCGCGCATCTGAGGAGATGGGTAGGCTCCAGACCTTCGACTCGACCACCACCCCGCTCCTGGCCGCTTGGGCGGAGCTCTTCTGCACGCTGGACGCGGTGGCGCCGGTCATGCCGCGCGTGGAGAGGCTCGTTGAGTATGCCGAGGCGATGCAGCAGCCTCGCACCGCCGTGTCCCGCACCACCAGCTGA
- the LOC123101145 gene encoding threonine dehydratase 1 biosynthetic, chloroplastic-like — protein MDKAFSFKLRGAYNMMAKLSQEQLNNGVICSSAGNHAQGVALSAQRLGCHAVIVMPVTTPENKWRSVEKLGATVVLKGDSYDEAQSYAKLCCEEEGLTFIAPFDHPDIIAGQGTVGMEIVRQLQGPLHAIFVPVGGGGLIAGIAAYVKRVCPEVKIIGVEPSDANAMALSLFHGQRVMLEHIGGFADGVAVKVVGKETFPLCQDFVDGIVLVSQDAICASIKDMFEENRNILEPSGALALAGAEAYCKYYGLKGETVVAISSGANMNFDTLRLVTELPDVGRKPEAVLPTFSPKEQGSFKEFAELVCIMIFQPTHDSRYSISFLVTSCCA, from the exons ATGGACAAG GCATTTTCATTCAAGTTGAGGGGTGCATATAATATGATGGCAAAGCTCTCCCAAGAGCAGTTAAACAACGGCGTTATCTGCTCCTCTGCTGGAAACCATGCTCAAGGAGTTGCTCTTTCTGCCCAAAGATTGGGCTGTCATGCCGTTATTGTCATGCCTGTGACAACACCAGAAAACAAG TGGCGATCAGTGGAGAAACTGGGTGCGACAGTCGTTCTCAAAGGAGATTCATATGACGAAGCTCAATCATATGCAAAACTATGCTGtgaggaggaaggcctcacattCATAGCTCCTTTTGACCATCCCGACATTATTGCTGGACAAGGAACTGTTGGCATGGAAATTGTTCGCCAATTGCAAGGTCCATTACATGCAATATTTGTACCTGTGGGAGGTGGTGGATTAATTGCTGGAATTGCTGCCTATGTGAAACGGGTCTGCCCTGAG GTCAAAATAATTGGAGTGGAGCCCTCAGATGCAAATGCcatggcattgtccttgtttcATGGCCAGAGGGTCATGTTAGAACATATTGGAGGGTTTGCTGATGGTGTAGCTGTCAAAGTTGTAGGCAAGGAGACATTTCCCTTGTGTCAAGATTTTGTAGATGGCATTGTCCTGGTCAGCCAAGATGCTATCTGTGCTTCAATAAAG GATATGTTTGAGGAGAACAGGAATATCCTTGAACCTTCTGGGGCCCTTGCCTTGGCTGGGGCTGAAGCTTACTGCAAATACTATGGTTTGAAAGGGGAAACTGTGGTTGCAATAAGTAGCGGTGCAAATATGAACTTTGATACACTTAGATTAGTAACCGAGCTTCCTGATGTTGGTCGAAAACCAGAAGCGGTATTACCTACATTTTCGCCGAAGGAGCAGGGAAGCTTCAAAGAGTTTGCAGAACTGGTATGCatcatgatttttcaaccaacacaTGATAGTAgatattctatttcttttcttgtGACTTCTTGTTGTGCA